TAGGCTCCTGTATGCATATGTTGCTTATATTTCTAATATTTTTGCCCAGAATAGGAATTGAACCTACGACCTTTTGCTTACCATGCAAATGCTCTACCACTGAGCTACCTGGGCCTTAAAAGAGCAAGTAGGTTTTTAAGCTTTAGTAATAAATCTCTTGCTTGCTCTTTAGTCGAAAGCAACAAAGTTTATTCCTTAAGACAAATAAATTCAATACCTACGTATAAAAAACCGGTTTTCTTATCGTTTTCTATGTAAGATACGTCCTTTGCTCAAATCATAAAGGGACATTTCAACTTTAACAATATCTCCTACAAAAACGCGAATGTTGTTCTCACGCATTTTTCCGCAAAGATGAGCTAAAACACGTTTCCCGTTTTCTAAAACAACAGAAAAAGTCATATTGGGAAGAAGCTCTTCTACCGTGCCGTCAATTTTAATTTTGTCTTCTTTTGCCATAAAAAAATAAAGCGCTTGTTTTAAGATGTAATATATTCTGTTTTAGGTATTTTAAAAAATTATCTACACTAAATTTTACTCTAAGTAGCTGCTATTCGCAATAAACAAGAGATTTTACCTAAATGCGGAATTCATCAAACACGATTTACTGCAAATTGTCAATGGGAATTATCACTTTCTTGACTTAAGATTTTCAATTAGGTTATCCTTGATCGCATGAACCTAGATTTAACCCATACTTTTGAAAGTTGTCTCCGCAAGCAAACCCTTGCTAAAAAAATCTTTGAATCCTGCATAACTCCTGAAGAAAAGTACCAAAAAATTATTGAACTAGGAAAACATCTACCTTCTTATCCTTCCATAAATAAAACCCCTGAACACTTAGTCAAAGGATGTCAAAGTACTATGTATCTTTGCTCCTATCTCAAAGAGACAAAAATGTATTTTGAAGTATATTCTGAAGCGCTCATTTCAGCAGGACTTGCTGCTCTTTTGCTCTCTGTCTACCAAGAAGAGTTCCCTGAGGTAATCCTAAAATGCCCCCCTTTATTCTTAGAAGAGCTAGGCCTTTATACGGCCTTATCGCCTAGTAGGTCAAACGGTCTTTCCAGTTTATTCTTACGTATGAAACAAGAAGCTTTAAAAGCTTTAACTAAAAAGTAAATTAATTTAACTATTTATTCTAAAACAATTTTAAGTTAAAATATTATCTTATTAACTTTAAACTACTTAATTTATGACTACTATTACTTCTTCAAATTTTCCTAATAATCCTGTGCTTCTTCATTTTAAAGAAGAATTACACAAAAACCCTGCTGATTTTGAAAGAAAAAAGAAATTATATTACGTAGCTGCCATCATATCGGGCCTAGTTGCAACTGCTTTTTTCTTAAGCTTTATACCTCTTCAAACAATGATGCTTCCTTTCTGGTTGTCAATAATAGGGGCTTTTGCCACTCAATCTGCTGGAGGATTATTTGTTAAAACAGCTGGTGACATGATCCAAAATGCACAACAAGCGGGAAAAGTTGCTAGTCGCTTGAGAGAAATGCAAAACATATACCAAATATACTCAGTAAATTCTTTATCTGACCCTGAAAAAATCATTATGATCCATGGAAATCTTGCTGAAAAGGAATATCTAGACGCAGAACAAAACTTACAAGAACTCATACAAGATACTAATCTTTCAAGTCCTAAATCCAGATTAGAAGAAATTATTCAACTACAACACCAAGCATTGCTTTTAAAAATAGATGTATGTTTTAAGGTTGCTCTATTTGATGTAGTTGCTGCAGGCAATCTCAGTTGCCTTATAGAAAAAAAAGATTTGCTAATCATTTCTGACCAAGATCCTT
The Candidatus Rhabdochlamydia sp. T3358 DNA segment above includes these coding regions:
- the infA gene encoding translation initiation factor IF-1, yielding MAKEDKIKIDGTVEELLPNMTFSVVLENGKRVLAHLCGKMRENNIRVFVGDIVKVEMSLYDLSKGRILHRKR
- a CDS encoding SufE family protein, which codes for MNLDLTHTFESCLRKQTLAKKIFESCITPEEKYQKIIELGKHLPSYPSINKTPEHLVKGCQSTMYLCSYLKETKMYFEVYSEALISAGLAALLLSVYQEEFPEVILKCPPLFLEELGLYTALSPSRSNGLSSLFLRMKQEALKALTKK
- a CDS encoding sodium/proton-translocating pyrophosphatase, with the protein product MTTITSSNFPNNPVLLHFKEELHKNPADFERKKKLYYVAAIISGLVATAFFLSFIPLQTMMLPFWLSIIGAFATQSAGGLFVKTAGDMIQNAQQAGKVASRLREMQNIYQIYSVNSLSDPEKIIMIHGNLAEKEYLDAEQNLQELIQDTNLSSPKSRLEEIIQLQHQALLLKIDVCFKVALFDVVAAGNLSCLIEKKDLLIISDQDPLERNQIQGLTDILKKKLTKPLVYFTKEFDLFRNFENLFFEEVEKMRPDDLARHIFEVMTTPSSLLFSELT